The following proteins come from a genomic window of Kocuria palustris:
- a CDS encoding GNAT family N-acetyltransferase: MSPEQPQVVIERAELDDAAALHEIARRTFVHATPEDADPAAIDEFVATSLSEEAFRGHLDAAASRVLIARQERTPIGYALLLLDKALPDDDGLDRFQPLVQGRGLFLSKFYLLPEARGTGASTAMMRECFELGRRIGADFLWLQVNDRNERANAFYERAGLQRVGTATFQLGAQVHSDFLRAARL; encoded by the coding sequence ATGAGCCCCGAGCAGCCCCAGGTCGTGATCGAGCGCGCGGAGCTGGATGATGCCGCCGCGCTGCACGAGATCGCCCGGCGCACCTTCGTGCACGCCACGCCCGAGGATGCCGACCCGGCCGCGATCGACGAGTTCGTGGCCACGAGCCTGTCCGAGGAGGCCTTCCGCGGCCACCTGGACGCTGCGGCCAGCCGGGTGCTGATCGCCCGCCAGGAGCGCACGCCGATCGGCTACGCCCTGCTGCTGCTCGACAAGGCCCTGCCCGATGACGACGGCCTGGACCGCTTCCAGCCGCTCGTGCAGGGCAGGGGCCTGTTCCTGTCCAAGTTCTACCTGCTGCCCGAGGCGCGCGGCACGGGAGCCTCCACAGCCATGATGCGGGAGTGCTTCGAGCTGGGGCGGCGGATCGGCGCCGATTTCCTGTGGCTGCAGGTCAACGACCGCAACGAGCGCGCCAACGCCTTCTACGAGCGCGCCGGGCTGCAGCGGGTGGGGACGGCCACGTTCCAGCTCGGTGCTCAGGTGCACAGCGACTTCCTGCGCGCCGCGCGGCTCTGA